A genome region from Columba livia isolate bColLiv1 breed racing homer chromosome 2, bColLiv1.pat.W.v2, whole genome shotgun sequence includes the following:
- the CALB1 gene encoding calbindin — translation MTAETHLQGVEISAAQFFEIWHHYDSDGNGYMDGKELQNFIQELQQARKKAGLDLTPEMKAFVDQYGKTPDGKIGIVELAQILPTEENFLLFFRCQQLKSSEDFMQTWRKYDSDHSGFIDSEELKSFLKDLLQKANKQIEDSKLTEYTEIMLRMFDANNDGKLELTELARLLPVQENFLIKFQGVKMCAKEFNKAFEMYDQDGNGYIDENELDALLKDLCEKNKKELDINNLATYKKSIMALSDGGKLYRAELALILCAEEN, via the exons ATGACGGCGGAGACCCACCTGCAGGGCGTGGAGATCTCGGCCGCCCAGTTCTTCGAAATCTGGCACCACTACGACTCCGACG GCAATGGGTACATGGATGGGAAGGAGCTACAAAACTTcatccaggagctgcagcaggcaCGGAAGAAGGCAGGCTTG GATTTAACACCTGAAATGAAAGCATTTGTGGACCAATATGGGAAGACTCCTGATGGAAAAATAGGGATAGTTGAG CTTGCTCAGATTTTACCGACGGAAGAGAATTTCCTGTTGTTCTTCAGGTGCCAGCAGCTAAAGTCAAGTGAAGACTTCATGCAG ACATGGAGAAAATATGACAGCGACCACAGTGGCTTCATTGATTCTGAGGAACTTAAG agCTTCTTGAAAGATTtattacagaaagcaaataagCAGATTGAAGATTCAAAGCTAACAGAATACACAGAAATAATG CTCAGGATGTTTGACGCAAACAATGATGGAAAGTTGGAGCTTACTGAACTGGCCAG aCTACTTCCTGTACAGGaaaattttcttattaaatttCAG GGTGTCAAAATGTGTGCAAAAGAATTCAATAAAGCCTTTGAGATGTATGATCAA GATGGCAATGGCTACATAGATGAAAATGAACTTGATGCACTACTGAAGGATCTTtgtgaaaagaacaaaaag GAATTAGACATTAACAACCTTGCGACATACAAGAAAAGCATCATGGCCTTGTCTGATGGAGGAAAGCTTTACCGAGCAGAACTGGCTCTTATCCTCTGCGCTGAGGAAAACTAG